In Caloenas nicobarica isolate bCalNic1 chromosome 5, bCalNic1.hap1, whole genome shotgun sequence, a single genomic region encodes these proteins:
- the SLC39A9 gene encoding zinc transporter ZIP9 isoform X1: MQRVIESEKAVEIPAVHEYGHDHSRLHAYIGVSLVLGFVFMLLVDQIGSSHVHSTDDPEAARSGNSKITTTLGLVVHAAADGVALGAAASTSQTSVQLIVFVAIMLHKAPAAFGLVSFLMHAGLERNRIRKHLLVFALAAPVMSMVTYLGLSKSSKEALSEVNATGVAMLFSAGTFLYVATVHVLPEVGGIAHSHKPESTGGKGLSRLEVAALVLGCLIPLVLSIGHHH, translated from the exons ATGCAGCGTGTGATTGAGTCTGAGAAGGCAGTGGAAATCCCAGCTGTACATGAGTATGGCCATGACCATTCCAGGTTGCACGCCTACATCGGTGTGTCCCTTGTCCTCGGCTTTGTCTTCATGCTGTTGGTGGATCAGATTGGCAGCTCTCATGTGCACTCTACAGATG ATCCAGAAGCTGCAAGATCAGGCAACTCCAAAATCACCACAACACTGGGACTGGTAGTCCATGCTGCAG CTGATGGTGTTGCATTGGGTGCAGCAGCTTCTACTTCTCAGACTAGTGTCCAGTTGATAGTGTTTGTTGCGATTATGTTGCACAAG GCACCAGCTGCCTTTGGCCTGGTTTCCTTCCTGATGCACGCTGGGCTGGAACGGAATCGAATTAGAAAACACTTGCTGGTCTTTGCGTTGGCAGCACCTGTTATGTCCATGGTGACATACTTAGGGCTGAGCAAG AGCAGCAAAGAAGCCCTCTCAGAAGTCAATGCCACCGGAGTTGCTATGCTGTTTTCTGCTGGGACTTTTCTTTATGTTGCCACAGTTCATGTCCTCCCAGAAGTAGGAGGAATTGCTCATAGCCACAAACCTGAATCAACTGGAGGAAAAGGACTCAGTCGTCTGGAGGTGGCAGCCCTAGTACTAGGGTGCCTTATTCCTCTTGTTTTGTCCATTGGACACCATCACTAA